A stretch of the Drosophila sulfurigaster albostrigata strain 15112-1811.04 chromosome 2L, ASM2355843v2, whole genome shotgun sequence genome encodes the following:
- the LOC133850958 gene encoding uncharacterized protein LOC133850958, with product MRNQKVEEQTLRRLTPYNVMRLQNCKSFKFRKGEMYPNIRPPVSQCSPNHTFTLLSSTMEANGCGPIDPTLLEQTTDNPYADSMPKVPKKLIAPPEYPCRDKGRRLHAQVLGDAEMAEKWSKLTPRELIRMHNCKTHVYQKTETYQSIRPPVSRCSVGKTAEWLVDALEDNCCSRLFDMEQDDILDVWKQSPHKHTLSFYGVGPGIPPPEAVVFNKVISKCLDKVNTPKPARETYTSPKLKQKLPSRKTVPCGGLVLNQPLLAVKLSKMPNVKRKLNAKEALDYLYCSRPANAEVTFLDEKRIGLNAALDMERPVAKSRHSLRRKQYYCDLKCGLPENKCTDLEWMKYKASPEPYNEAFKQEMEEMEQDIEPEPKNYDELYDELLTCFEDDTNIDPACELYKRCCWKSTQDGSEDGSGNVPTAGGGCVPGRKPPGKSSSRHSGKEEIEQPDKDGPGKLVPEKDKEKPKVTIDSPDKTDKDKPDKKPGKQRPDKDKTNDDQLEDEDKPDKGKPHKKPAKDKPHKDKDDTTKNDLGKPSKDDKDKGKDTDKDKSKDTDKDKIKDKDKDKSKDKLGYESDDEKGKKPPKKTSKSGDEFVEETTPPAPPIAVPIDVPSKDKITDFFKEKPEGYKKPSKKPSKIWKPPGRKPSNIKKPPKTDEKPAEEPVKDCPCEICEFMRRRFHEPDSPLIIEMKRREKRRQLKEYYRQMCCRQSPQAPQYRAPLHKCDPIECDDTFCLNPKLAEYSDCLDAMYKLQQLLGPKHCIVDNELRFNLEDLKRRICKRFCECL from the coding sequence ATGCGCAACCAGAAAGTGGAAGAGCAAACCTTAAGGCGACTTACGCCCTACAATGTGATGCGTTTGCAAAACTGCAAATCCTTCAAGTTTCGCAAAGGCGAAATGTATCCCAACATCAGGCCACCGGTATCGCAATGCAGCCCCAACCATACTTTCACCCTGCTATCGTCCACAATGGAAGCCAACGGCTGTGGACCCATCGATCCTACGTTGCTTGAGCAAACTACGGATAATCCCTATGCCGATAGCATGCCAAAGGTACCAAAGAAGCTGATTGCGCCGCCAGAATATCCCTGTAGGGATAAAGGGCGGAGACTCCATGCGCAGGTTTTGGGAGATGCAGAAATGGCAGAGAAGTGGAGCAAACTAACGCCTAGAGAACTGATACGTATGCACAACTGCAAGACGCATGTGTATCAGAAAACAGAGACATATCAGTCCATTAGGCCGCCAGTGTCGCGTTGTAGTGTGGGAAAGACGGCCGAGTGGCTGGTCGATGCTCTCGAGGATAATTGTTGTAGCCGCCTGTTCGATATGGAGCAGGACGATATCTTAGACGTGTGGAAGCAAAGTCCGCACAAGCACACTCTTAGCTTTTACGGCGTTGGCCCCGGTATTCCTCCACCTGAGGCAGTTGTCTTCAATAAGGTAATTTCAAAGTGCCTCGACAAGGTCAACACCCCGAAACCCGCAAGAGAAACGTACACTTCCCCTAAATTAAAGCAGAAACTGCCATCCAGGAAAACTGTGCCGTGCGGCGGCCTGGTGCTAAATCAACCATTGTTGGCTGTAAAGCTCAGTAAGATGCCAAACGTGAAGAggaaattgaatgcaaaagaAGCGCTCGATTATCTTTACTGCTCGCGTCCTGCAAACGCTGAAGTAACTTTTCTCGATGAGAAGAGGATCGGCTTAAATGCAGCTCTTGATATGGAGAGACCAGTTGCAAAATCACGACATAGTCTTAGGAGGAAGCAATACTATTGTGATTTAAAATGCGGACTTCCCGAGAACAAGTGCACAGATCTCGAGTGGATGAAGTATAAGGCATCACCTGAGCCATATAATGAGGCCTTCAAACAGGAGATGGAGGAAATGGAGCAAGATATCGAGCCGGAGCCAAAGAATTACGATGAGCTTTACGATGAATTGCTAACTTGTTTTGAGGATGATACAAACATAGATCCTGCATGTGAACTTTATAAACGATGCTGTTGGAAGTCCACGCAAGACGGTTCAGAGGATGGTAGTGGAAATGTGCCCACTGCAGGAGGAGGATGTGTTCCAGGCAGAAAGCCTCCTGGAAAAAGCTCTAGTAGACACAGTGGTAAGGAAGAGATTGAGCAACCCGATAAAGATGGGCCTGGAAAGCTGGTACCAGAAAAGGATAAGGAAAAGCCCAAGGTTACGATAGATAGTCCAGACAAAACAGATAAGGATAAGCCTGATAAAAAGCCCGGCAAACAGAGACCTGATAAAGACAAAACTAATGATGATCAACTAGAGGATGAAGACAAACCAGATAAGGGAAAACCTCATAAGAAACCCGCTAAAGATAAGCCACATAAAGATAAAGATGATACTACAAAAAACGATTTGGGGAAACCTTCAAAGGATGATAAAGATAAGGGGAAGGATACAGATAAAGATAAAAGTAAGGATACagataaagataaaataaaggataaagataaagataaaaGTAAGGATAAACTTGGCTACGAGTCGGACGacgaaaaaggcaaaaaaccTCCGAAAAAAACTAGCAAATCAGGTGACGAATTTGTTGAGGAGACAactcctcctgctcctcctaTTGCAGTACCAATTGATGTACCGTCAAAGGATAAGATCAcagatttttttaaagaaaagcCAGAAGGTTACAAGAAACCGTCTAAAAAGCCTTCTAAAATATGGAAACCACCTGGAAGAAAACCAAGTAATATCAAGAAACCCCCGAAGACTGATGAGAAACCAGCTGAGGAGCCTGTCAAGGACTGTCCTTGCGAGATCTGCGAGTTTATGAGACGTCGCTTTCACGAGCCCGACTCGCCTCTCATTATCGAGATGAAGCGAAGAGAGAAGCGTCGGCAGCTCAAAGAGTATTATAGGCAAATGTGTTGTCGCCAAAGCCCTCAGGCTCCTCAGTATCGAGCTCCATTGCACAAATGTGATCCCATCGAGTGCGACGATACGTTTTGCCTTAATCCCAAGCTGGCCGAGTATAGTGACTGCTTGGATGCGATGTATAAGCTGCAACAGCTATTGGGCCCCAAGCATTGCATTGTGGACAATGAGCTGAGGTTCAATCTGGAGGATCTTAAGCGTCGCATCTGTAAACGCTTTTGTGAATGTTTGTAG